One stretch of Juglans microcarpa x Juglans regia isolate MS1-56 chromosome 3D, Jm3101_v1.0, whole genome shotgun sequence DNA includes these proteins:
- the LOC121254096 gene encoding NADH dehydrogenase [ubiquinone] 1 beta subcomplex subunit 3-A-like yields the protein MANKALRPTGEFFRRRDQWRNHPMLTNQLRHATPGLGIALVAFGIYIVGEQVYNSLHAPSSSHSHHSSPTVSSASH from the coding sequence ATGGCGAATAAGGCCCTGCGACCCACAGGAGAGTTCTTCAGGAGGAGGGACCAGTGGAGGAATCACCCGATGCTGACGAACCAGCTCCGCCACGCCACTCCTGGCCTCGGCATTGCTCTCGTTGCCTTTGGCATCTACATCGTCGGCGAGCAAGTTTACAACAGCCTCCACGCTCCCTCTTCTTCCCACTCCCACCACTCTTCTCCAACTGTTTCCTCTGCTTCTCACTGA